A genomic region of Acipenser ruthenus chromosome 9, fAciRut3.2 maternal haplotype, whole genome shotgun sequence contains the following coding sequences:
- the LOC117968341 gene encoding olfactory receptor 1-like isoform X1, which yields MLPPAASPKDLSERYFEEAAMEKENSSYVTMFTLSGLNESSTNKYIYFSFTLLGYLFIICVNLILIVIIALEKTLHEPMYFFLCNLSANALYGTAGFYPKLLFDFLSDTHVILYSGCLLQIFVIYSFSTCELSNLTVMAYDRYVAICRPLEYHAIMSPLTTGKLILFSWIFPFCCVCIGTLLTFRLPLCGSHIEKLYCDNWSIVKLSCVGTTVNNGYGYVIICLFFAHFLFILFSYMKIFRACRASSIAMSKCLQTCLPHLLTLINYCIAMLFDLMYSRYGSNDMPQVLHNLLSVEFLIVPPVFNPVIYGLNFQKIRNKVTRMCSRNKVIHT from the exons ATGCTTCCACCAGCAGCTTCTCCTAAGGATCTCTCTGAGAG GTATTTTGAAGAAGCAGCTATGGAGAAAGAAAACTCATCCTACGTTACAATGTTTACCCTTTCTGGATTAAATGAATCaagcacaaataaatacatctattttTCTTTCACTCTCCTGGGTTATCTCTTTatcatttgtgttaatttaattCTAATTGTAATAATAGCTCTTGAAAAGACACTTCATGAGCCCATGTATTTCTTCCTCTGTAATCTGAGTGCTAATGCACTGTATGGAACTGCTGGTTTCTATCCTAAACTACTGTTTGATTTTCTGTCTGATACGCATGTCATCTTGTATTCTGGGTGCCTTCTACAAATATTTGTCATCTACAGTTTTTCTACGTGTGAATTATCAAATTTAACAGTGATGGCATATGATAGGTATGTGGCAATATGCAGGCCCCTGGAGTACCATGCTATCATGTCGCCTTTGACGACTGGTAAATTAATTCTGTTTTCTTGGATTTTTCCATTCTGTTGTGTGTGTATTGGTACTCTACTGACTTTCAGGTTGCCCTTATGTGGCTCCCACATTGAAAAACTATATTGTGATAACTGGTCAATTGTGAAATTATCTTGTGTAGGGACTACTGTTAACAATGGATATGGATATGTTATAATATGTCTATTCTTTGcacatttcctttttattttattttcctacatGAAAATATTCAGAGCGTGCCGGGCATCTAGTATAGCAATGAGTAAATGTTTGCAGACCTGTTTGCCACATTTGTTGACCTTGATCAACTACTGTATTGCCATGCTTTTTGatttaatgtacagtagataCGGTTCAAATGATATGCCACAGGTTTTACACAATCTCCTGTCAGTGGAATTTCTGATCGTCCCCCCTGTTTTCAATCCTGTCATTTATGGTTTAaactttcaaaagatccggaACAAAGTCACAAGAATGTGCAGCAGAAACAAAGTAATTCACACTTAA
- the LOC117968341 gene encoding olfactory receptor 1-like isoform X2 codes for MEKENSSYVTMFTLSGLNESSTNKYIYFSFTLLGYLFIICVNLILIVIIALEKTLHEPMYFFLCNLSANALYGTAGFYPKLLFDFLSDTHVILYSGCLLQIFVIYSFSTCELSNLTVMAYDRYVAICRPLEYHAIMSPLTTGKLILFSWIFPFCCVCIGTLLTFRLPLCGSHIEKLYCDNWSIVKLSCVGTTVNNGYGYVIICLFFAHFLFILFSYMKIFRACRASSIAMSKCLQTCLPHLLTLINYCIAMLFDLMYSRYGSNDMPQVLHNLLSVEFLIVPPVFNPVIYGLNFQKIRNKVTRMCSRNKVIHT; via the coding sequence ATGGAGAAAGAAAACTCATCCTACGTTACAATGTTTACCCTTTCTGGATTAAATGAATCaagcacaaataaatacatctattttTCTTTCACTCTCCTGGGTTATCTCTTTatcatttgtgttaatttaattCTAATTGTAATAATAGCTCTTGAAAAGACACTTCATGAGCCCATGTATTTCTTCCTCTGTAATCTGAGTGCTAATGCACTGTATGGAACTGCTGGTTTCTATCCTAAACTACTGTTTGATTTTCTGTCTGATACGCATGTCATCTTGTATTCTGGGTGCCTTCTACAAATATTTGTCATCTACAGTTTTTCTACGTGTGAATTATCAAATTTAACAGTGATGGCATATGATAGGTATGTGGCAATATGCAGGCCCCTGGAGTACCATGCTATCATGTCGCCTTTGACGACTGGTAAATTAATTCTGTTTTCTTGGATTTTTCCATTCTGTTGTGTGTGTATTGGTACTCTACTGACTTTCAGGTTGCCCTTATGTGGCTCCCACATTGAAAAACTATATTGTGATAACTGGTCAATTGTGAAATTATCTTGTGTAGGGACTACTGTTAACAATGGATATGGATATGTTATAATATGTCTATTCTTTGcacatttcctttttattttattttcctacatGAAAATATTCAGAGCGTGCCGGGCATCTAGTATAGCAATGAGTAAATGTTTGCAGACCTGTTTGCCACATTTGTTGACCTTGATCAACTACTGTATTGCCATGCTTTTTGatttaatgtacagtagataCGGTTCAAATGATATGCCACAGGTTTTACACAATCTCCTGTCAGTGGAATTTCTGATCGTCCCCCCTGTTTTCAATCCTGTCATTTATGGTTTAaactttcaaaagatccggaACAAAGTCACAAGAATGTGCAGCAGAAACAAAGTAATTCACACTTAA
- the LOC117405654 gene encoding olfactory receptor 6N1-like has product MEKNNSSYVTMFTLSGLNESSTNKYIYFSFTLLGYLFIICVNLTLIVIIALEKTLHEPMYFFLCNLSANALYGTAGFYPKLLFDFLSDTHVILYSGCLLQIFVIYSFSTCELSNLTVMAYDRYVAICRPLEYHAIMSPLTTGKLILFSWIFPFCCLCVSILLTFRLPLCGSHIEKLYCDNWSIVKLSCVGTTVNNVYGYVIICIFFAHFLFILFSYMKILRACRASSIAMSKCLQTCLPHLLTLINYCIAMLFDLMYSRYGSYDMPQVLHNLLSVEFLIVPPVFNPVIYGLNFQKIRNKVTRMCSRNKVIHT; this is encoded by the coding sequence ATGGAGAAAAATAACTCATCCTACGTTACAATGTTTACCCTTTCTGGATTAAATGAATCAAGcacaaataaatatatctatttttcttTCACTCTCCTGGGTTATCTGTTTatcatttgtgttaatttaaCTCTAATTGTAATAATAGCTCTTGAAAAGACACTTCATGAGCCCATGTATTTCTTCCTCTGTAATCTGAGTGCTAATGCACTGTATGGAACTGCTGGTTTCTATCCTAAACTACTGTTTGATTTTCTGTCTGATACGCATGTCATCTTGTATTCTGGGTGCCTTCTACAAATATTTGTCATCTACAGTTTTTCTACGTGTGAATTATCAAATTTAACAGTGATGGCATATGATAGGTATGTGGCAATATGCAGGCCCCTGGAGTACCATGCTATCATGTCGCCTTTGACGACTGGTAAATTAATTCTGTTTTCTTGGATTTTTCCATTCTGTTGTTTATGTGTTAGTATTCTATTGACCTTCAGGCTGCCCTTATGTGGCTCCCACATTGAAAAACTATATTGTGATAACTGGTCAATTGTGAAATTATCTTGTGTAGGGACTACTGTTAACAATGTATATGGATATGTTATAATATGTATATTCTTTGcacatttcctttttattttattttcctacatGAAAATACTCAGAGCGTGCCGGGCATCTAGTATAGCAATGAGTAAATGTTTGCAGACCTGTTTGCCACATTTGTTGACCTTGATCAACTACTGTATTGCCATGCTTTTTGatttaatgtacagtagataCGGTTCATATGATATGCCACAGGTTTTACACAATCTCCTGTCAGTGGAATTTCTGATCGTCCCTCCTGTTTTCAATCCTGTCATTTATGGTTTAaactttcaaaagatccggaACAAAGTCACAAGAATGTGCAGCAGAAACAAAGTAATTCACACTTAA